Proteins co-encoded in one Pseudarthrobacter chlorophenolicus A6 genomic window:
- a CDS encoding alpha/beta hydrolase gives MAIHPDIAKVLSTLPAPDGSPLNPQAMRAGEAAQVPPEDKRLPLHAVVDASATTETGEVPVRIYTPDEAAAHGLLVYFHGGAFFLGSLDTHDHVARSLARETGHKVISVGYRLAPEAAFPAGLEDCYGVVRWAASHGDALGWDGQNLALAGDSSGGNFVAAVAAMARDAGFTGITHQVMFYPSLDLDFDEDRYTSMRENAEGYGLETGALKPFNAFYVDSGADPADPLVSPIKRQDLTGLPPALIVTAEHDPLRDEGELYGRRLEGFGVAATVSRYDGANHGFVQNFSWIPEFYRAFEETAAFLNKETRATP, from the coding sequence ATGGCCATTCACCCCGATATCGCCAAGGTCCTCAGCACCCTGCCCGCCCCGGACGGCTCGCCGCTCAACCCGCAGGCCATGCGCGCCGGCGAAGCAGCCCAGGTCCCGCCGGAGGATAAGCGCCTGCCGCTGCACGCCGTCGTCGACGCCTCGGCCACGACGGAAACCGGCGAGGTCCCCGTCCGCATCTACACCCCGGATGAGGCGGCAGCCCACGGCCTGCTGGTCTACTTCCACGGCGGCGCGTTCTTCCTGGGCAGCCTGGATACGCACGACCATGTGGCACGCTCCCTCGCCAGGGAAACCGGCCACAAGGTCATCTCCGTCGGGTACCGGCTGGCCCCGGAGGCAGCCTTCCCGGCGGGCCTCGAGGACTGCTATGGCGTGGTCCGCTGGGCCGCATCGCACGGGGACGCCCTGGGCTGGGACGGGCAGAATCTCGCCCTCGCCGGCGACAGTTCCGGCGGTAACTTCGTGGCCGCCGTCGCCGCCATGGCCCGCGACGCCGGGTTTACCGGCATCACCCACCAGGTGATGTTCTATCCGTCGCTGGACCTGGACTTCGATGAGGACCGCTACACGTCAATGCGGGAAAACGCCGAGGGCTACGGGTTGGAGACGGGCGCGCTGAAGCCGTTCAATGCCTTCTACGTGGACAGCGGCGCAGACCCGGCGGACCCCCTTGTCTCGCCCATCAAGCGGCAGGACCTTACCGGCCTCCCGCCGGCCCTCATCGTCACCGCGGAACATGACCCCCTCCGGGACGAAGGGGAACTGTACGGCCGGAGGCTGGAGGGATTCGGCGTCGCCGCCACCGTCAGCCGGTATGACGGTGCCAACCACGGCTTCGTCCAGAACTTCTCCTGGATCCCAGAGTTCTACCGGGCCTTCGAAGAGACCGCCGCCTTCCTGAACAAGGAAACGAGGGCCACGCCATGA
- a CDS encoding MarR family winged helix-turn-helix transcriptional regulator, whose translation MDRSTPPRTDGKPLDPRPLAVAILDISFEVRRKSHEGTGVLPLSSGVLDVIRVIERHPGITVAEVAARLGRQLSNVSSQLRELVALGLVTRERDAADKRYVALHPTPESVRIKTVLEGAWAAALATAGDRLDDDDRNRLAAALPALERLAAALAEPGQD comes from the coding sequence ATGGACCGTTCCACGCCCCCTCGCACTGACGGGAAGCCCCTCGACCCCCGGCCCCTCGCCGTCGCCATCCTTGACATCTCGTTCGAGGTGAGGCGGAAATCCCATGAGGGGACGGGGGTGCTTCCGCTGTCCAGCGGAGTGCTGGATGTCATCCGCGTCATCGAACGGCACCCGGGCATCACAGTGGCGGAGGTGGCGGCCCGCCTGGGCCGCCAGCTGAGCAACGTCAGTTCCCAGCTGCGGGAACTTGTGGCGCTGGGCCTGGTGACCCGTGAACGCGACGCCGCGGATAAGAGGTACGTCGCCCTGCACCCGACGCCGGAGTCGGTGCGCATCAAGACCGTTCTTGAGGGTGCGTGGGCCGCCGCCCTGGCCACAGCAGGGGACCGGCTGGATGACGATGACCGTAACCGCCTGGCTGCCGCCCTCCCGGCACTTGAACGGTTGGCCGCAGCCTTGGCGGAGCCGGGCCAGGACTAG
- a CDS encoding LacI family DNA-binding transcriptional regulator has product MALQPVSVSRPATIHDIAALCGVAPSTVSRALSTPDRVNVRTRERIQAAAVELNYTPNSQAKALSSGKTGAVGVLVPDITNPFYFDLIRGTQLQLKAAGYTQLLVDTEESDEVEASAIQQLRKSADGLIVGASRLTDEALLAASAAMPLVAINRDVPDVPAVIIDTPAATGQALDHLISLGHTKVAYVSGPVSSQSNARRWDALSLAGGERGIEVVKLGPFAPKTQSGAAAADTAVHSGATACIVFNDLIAIGMLQRLRERGVRVPEDMSIVGCDDIFGADFCNPPLTTMSFPIEQAGRVAVTMLLAQLDPLRSGGTRSRSVMPTHLTVRGSTAAAPSA; this is encoded by the coding sequence ATGGCACTGCAACCAGTCTCGGTGAGCCGCCCCGCCACCATCCACGACATTGCCGCCCTGTGCGGCGTGGCTCCCTCCACGGTGTCCCGGGCCCTGTCCACCCCGGACCGCGTCAATGTCCGGACCCGCGAGCGCATCCAGGCGGCCGCCGTCGAGCTCAACTACACGCCGAATTCCCAGGCGAAGGCCCTGAGTTCCGGAAAGACCGGCGCGGTTGGAGTGCTGGTACCGGACATCACCAACCCCTTCTACTTCGACCTCATCCGAGGAACCCAGCTCCAGCTCAAAGCGGCGGGCTACACGCAGCTCCTGGTGGATACCGAAGAGTCGGACGAGGTGGAAGCCAGCGCCATCCAGCAACTCCGTAAAAGTGCCGACGGGCTGATCGTAGGTGCTTCACGGCTGACGGATGAGGCCCTGTTGGCAGCCTCCGCGGCCATGCCTTTGGTGGCCATCAACCGGGATGTGCCTGACGTTCCAGCAGTCATCATTGATACCCCCGCGGCCACCGGCCAGGCCCTTGACCACCTGATCTCGCTCGGCCATACGAAGGTGGCGTACGTGTCCGGGCCAGTCTCCTCGCAGTCGAATGCCCGCCGGTGGGATGCCTTGTCCCTGGCCGGCGGGGAGCGCGGCATCGAGGTGGTTAAGCTTGGCCCGTTCGCGCCCAAGACCCAGTCCGGCGCGGCAGCGGCGGACACGGCGGTCCACAGCGGTGCAACCGCCTGCATAGTCTTCAACGACCTGATCGCCATCGGCATGCTCCAGCGGCTCCGGGAGCGGGGTGTGCGGGTGCCTGAGGACATGAGCATCGTGGGCTGCGACGACATTTTCGGCGCCGACTTCTGCAACCCGCCCCTGACCACCATGTCCTTCCCCATTGAGCAGGCGGGCCGGGTGGCAGTGACCATGCTGCTGGCTCAGCTGGATCCCCTCCGCAGCGGCGGCACCCGCTCCCGCTCAGTGATGCCCACGCACCTGACGGTGCGCGGCTCGACGGCTGCAGCGCCGTCCGCCTGA
- a CDS encoding sugar phosphate isomerase/epimerase family protein yields the protein MPAANDVPACPHQGETVSETATWPLSGFGDEIDPDPHVQAAVLLALGASHIEVRSAWGTNVSELTAEQVRELKGILDGHGLKVSAVASPIGKVDISLPVEHEVERLRQIISVAKGLDARYVRIFSFYRAEAQSAEDIRGDVMVRMAALGAEAEAAGVVLLHENEKDIYGDTPERVLDIMETVNSPALRVAWDNANFVQVGVKPYTGGYAMLRPYLEYFQVKDALFSTGEVVPSGHGDGELDATVAALAADGFTGFASLEPHLASAHELGGFSGPVAFGIAARAFAVLADKHGVRLA from the coding sequence ATGCCTGCCGCCAATGACGTACCGGCATGCCCGCACCAAGGAGAAACCGTGAGCGAAACTGCAACCTGGCCCCTGTCCGGATTCGGCGACGAAATCGATCCCGATCCGCACGTGCAGGCCGCAGTGCTGCTGGCCCTCGGTGCCAGCCACATCGAGGTCCGGAGCGCGTGGGGAACGAACGTCTCCGAACTCACGGCGGAGCAGGTGCGCGAACTCAAGGGCATCCTGGACGGGCACGGACTGAAGGTTTCGGCGGTCGCCAGCCCCATCGGGAAGGTGGACATCAGCCTGCCCGTGGAGCACGAGGTGGAGCGCCTGCGCCAGATCATCTCCGTTGCCAAAGGCCTGGATGCCCGGTACGTCCGGATCTTCTCCTTCTACCGCGCCGAGGCCCAAAGTGCCGAGGACATCCGCGGCGACGTCATGGTCCGCATGGCCGCCCTGGGGGCGGAAGCCGAGGCGGCCGGCGTCGTACTCCTGCATGAAAACGAAAAGGACATCTACGGCGACACCCCCGAACGCGTCCTGGACATCATGGAAACCGTGAATTCCCCGGCGCTCCGCGTCGCATGGGACAACGCCAACTTCGTCCAAGTGGGCGTGAAGCCCTACACCGGGGGCTACGCCATGCTGCGTCCCTACCTTGAGTACTTCCAGGTCAAGGACGCGCTGTTCAGCACCGGCGAGGTGGTTCCCTCCGGCCACGGTGACGGCGAACTCGACGCCACCGTGGCCGCCCTGGCGGCGGACGGGTTCACCGGTTTCGCGTCCCTTGAACCCCACCTGGCCAGCGCCCACGAACTGGGCGGCTTCTCCGGCCCCGTTGCATTCGGCATCGCGGCCCGGGCCTTCGCTGTCCTCGCCGACAAGCACGGTGTCCGGCTCGCCTGA
- a CDS encoding CocE/NonD family hydrolase has protein sequence MAEYQTIDAGGQKIAVRKDLRVPMRDGVELAADAYEGTDDKPRPALVALSPYGKELQALALTTPPQRRPSPMWDGCIEAGDIARIVKEEYVHVIGDLRGSGHSGGEHIGNYNAGGVSLGEDAYDFIEWVAEQPWCDGNVGMVGISYFGSMQVLAAAERPPHLKAIFVSGGHYDFYETTYHGGVMWFMPRAAREGRGGDSGWAFTDRVKSRMVEKYPPEELKALVAKRLEDPDVAAWPNLVHVLNYPTNHEAWFDIVMNELDGDWYEERNPITLAPNIDIPVWLQLDQGRGWTLDGTIELFDALKGPKKLDIGPYPPMQSRPFIEEHDKMFRWYDYWIKGIDNGVMDEPAVSVFVEGSREVVTAAAWPPKEIGYTPLYLRPRHKLSAEPELMGTEHAAPDGFYQAPLTVTDQVQIISWSTDTFEEPVEMIGTGAAHIFAEIDQPDTNFILRLWDTAPNGKRQLITTGYLKASHRELDGRTTEGNPYHPHTRAIPVEPGKIEEYVVRLYPFANTFRQGHRLTVELSNGEPLADEHNSLLPPDAFHLPVGRPVTHKIYRDAHHPSRLVLPFTRGSSPAG, from the coding sequence ATGGCTGAGTACCAGACGATCGACGCCGGCGGGCAGAAGATCGCCGTCCGCAAGGACCTGCGCGTCCCCATGCGCGACGGCGTCGAACTCGCCGCCGATGCCTACGAGGGCACCGACGATAAACCCCGCCCGGCACTGGTGGCCCTGAGTCCCTACGGCAAGGAACTGCAGGCGTTGGCGCTGACCACTCCGCCGCAGCGCCGGCCCAGCCCCATGTGGGACGGCTGTATCGAAGCCGGTGATATCGCCAGGATCGTCAAGGAGGAATACGTCCACGTCATCGGCGACCTGCGCGGGTCCGGCCATTCCGGCGGCGAGCACATCGGCAACTACAACGCCGGCGGAGTGTCCCTGGGTGAGGACGCCTACGACTTCATCGAATGGGTCGCTGAACAGCCCTGGTGCGATGGCAACGTAGGGATGGTGGGGATCTCCTACTTCGGGTCCATGCAGGTCCTCGCCGCAGCCGAACGGCCGCCGCACCTGAAAGCCATTTTCGTTTCCGGCGGCCACTACGACTTTTACGAGACCACCTACCATGGCGGCGTCATGTGGTTCATGCCCCGTGCAGCCCGCGAGGGCAGGGGAGGGGACTCCGGCTGGGCCTTCACTGACCGGGTCAAGTCCCGCATGGTGGAGAAGTACCCGCCGGAGGAACTCAAGGCACTGGTGGCCAAGCGGCTGGAGGATCCGGACGTCGCCGCCTGGCCCAACCTGGTCCACGTCCTGAACTACCCCACCAACCATGAGGCCTGGTTCGACATCGTCATGAACGAGCTCGACGGCGACTGGTACGAAGAGCGCAACCCCATCACCCTGGCGCCGAACATCGACATCCCGGTGTGGCTGCAGCTGGACCAGGGCCGTGGCTGGACACTGGACGGCACCATTGAGCTGTTCGACGCGCTTAAGGGCCCCAAGAAGCTGGACATCGGCCCTTACCCGCCCATGCAGTCCCGGCCCTTCATTGAAGAGCACGACAAGATGTTCCGCTGGTACGACTACTGGATCAAGGGCATCGACAACGGCGTCATGGACGAGCCCGCTGTGTCCGTCTTCGTTGAGGGCTCCCGCGAGGTGGTCACCGCGGCGGCTTGGCCGCCGAAGGAGATCGGCTACACGCCCCTCTACCTGCGGCCCCGTCACAAGCTCTCCGCCGAACCAGAGCTGATGGGTACAGAACATGCTGCTCCGGACGGCTTCTACCAGGCTCCCCTGACCGTCACGGACCAGGTGCAGATCATCAGCTGGTCCACGGACACGTTCGAAGAACCTGTCGAAATGATCGGTACCGGCGCGGCGCACATCTTTGCCGAGATCGACCAGCCGGACACGAATTTCATCCTCCGCCTCTGGGACACCGCCCCGAACGGCAAACGTCAACTCATCACCACCGGCTACCTCAAGGCCTCCCACCGCGAGCTCGATGGCCGCACCACGGAGGGCAACCCCTATCACCCGCACACCCGTGCCATCCCGGTGGAGCCTGGAAAGATCGAGGAGTACGTGGTCCGGCTCTACCCGTTCGCCAACACCTTCCGGCAAGGCCACCGGCTCACGGTGGAACTCTCCAACGGCGAACCCCTCGCCGACGAGCACAACTCGCTGCTGCCGCCGGACGCCTTCCACCTCCCGGTGGGACGTCCGGTCACGCACAAGATCTACCGGGACGCGCACCACCCGTCCAGGCTCGTGCTGCCCTTCACGAGGGGCAGCAGTCCTGCAGGGTAG
- a CDS encoding Gfo/Idh/MocA family protein encodes MTTAAIIGCGDVSSVHFAALASMPDAELVAVCDTHPGRLAAAEAAHGVAGYADHRELLRKVRPDVVHICTPHHLHASLAIDCLDAGVNVIVEKPLAHTLEEGRKLVAAAARGTAKIGVCFQNRYNATSVAMRELLDGGTLGRVLGASATVMWHRTADYYRDRPWRGTWDEGGGGLMMNQAIHTVDLLQWLVGDVAKVEGHASVRALAGIIEVEDTAEFAAEHANGARSVFYATLGNAVNAPVTLDITTEKALLSLRGDLTVTYGDGAVEVVSEPVPESGRRSYWGASHELLIRDFYAKLEEPGPFWINPAEAGKSLQVVKDIYAQSYPQQVERVS; translated from the coding sequence ATGACCACAGCGGCAATTATTGGATGCGGAGACGTGTCCAGCGTCCACTTCGCGGCGCTGGCCAGCATGCCGGACGCCGAACTGGTGGCGGTCTGTGACACCCACCCAGGCCGCCTGGCGGCAGCAGAAGCAGCCCACGGGGTTGCCGGGTACGCAGACCACCGTGAGCTGCTGCGCAAAGTGCGGCCCGACGTCGTCCATATCTGCACACCGCACCATCTGCACGCTTCCCTTGCCATCGACTGCCTGGACGCCGGTGTCAACGTCATCGTCGAGAAGCCGCTGGCCCACACCCTCGAAGAAGGGCGGAAGCTGGTGGCGGCGGCAGCCCGGGGCACGGCCAAAATCGGCGTGTGCTTCCAGAACCGTTACAACGCCACGTCGGTGGCCATGCGGGAACTGCTCGACGGTGGCACGCTGGGCCGGGTGCTGGGCGCGTCGGCGACCGTGATGTGGCACCGGACAGCCGATTACTACAGGGACCGGCCATGGCGCGGCACGTGGGATGAAGGCGGAGGTGGCCTGATGATGAACCAGGCCATCCACACCGTTGACCTGCTGCAGTGGCTGGTGGGCGATGTGGCAAAAGTTGAAGGCCATGCGTCGGTGCGTGCCTTGGCCGGGATTATCGAGGTGGAAGACACCGCAGAGTTTGCCGCCGAGCATGCGAACGGAGCCCGCAGCGTCTTCTACGCCACCTTGGGCAATGCCGTGAATGCACCGGTGACGCTGGACATCACCACTGAGAAAGCCCTCCTCAGCCTGCGTGGCGACCTCACCGTCACATACGGGGACGGCGCCGTGGAGGTCGTATCCGAGCCTGTTCCGGAGTCAGGGAGGCGGTCGTACTGGGGCGCCTCCCATGAGCTCCTGATCCGGGACTTCTACGCCAAGCTGGAGGAGCCGGGGCCGTTCTGGATCAATCCGGCGGAGGCTGGGAAGTCCCTTCAGGTAGTCAAGGACATCTATGCCCAGTCGTACCCCCAGCAAGTGGAACGTGTGAGCTGA
- a CDS encoding MFS transporter — protein sequence MATQTAPPAASKPTVPARGKWWALAFLALAQFMVVLDGTIVNLALPRLQVEMGISDSTRAWVVTAYALALGAFLLLGGRIADFWGRKRAFMTAATGFAAASLAGGLAQAPWELIGARALQGLFAALLAPAALALLTVSFPSGKDRGTAFAIFGSISGAGAAAGVLLGGFLTDYVSWRWCFFVNVPIAVISLAGVWKQVQESKAEGATKYDWPGVVLAALGLGALVFGFTNAEHGWASPGAWGFILAGAVLMVLFIVVERRVKHPLLPLRVATERNRAAAFLASFLAGAVLIGGILFINFYIQIVLGFAPFAAGVASLPMTVVLIATAGIVARNLPALGARIPTAVGPIFMAAAMLWLTQVRADGTYLVNMLPALILLGIGLGMVFVPMQNLALFGVDKDDAGVASALVNASQQVGGSLGIALFSTVAAAGAAVAGGSPMEALSSGYAAVFWWATGVAILVTPVALLLINISRKSFSGAASDDAPAVHL from the coding sequence GTGGCAACACAAACCGCGCCGCCCGCCGCGTCAAAACCGACCGTCCCCGCCCGCGGAAAATGGTGGGCGCTGGCCTTCCTGGCCCTGGCGCAGTTCATGGTGGTCCTGGACGGCACCATCGTGAACCTGGCACTGCCCCGGCTCCAGGTTGAGATGGGCATCAGCGACAGCACGCGTGCATGGGTGGTCACCGCCTACGCCCTGGCGCTGGGCGCTTTCCTGCTCCTTGGCGGCCGCATCGCAGACTTTTGGGGCCGCAAACGGGCCTTCATGACCGCCGCCACAGGATTTGCTGCCGCTTCCCTGGCGGGCGGGCTGGCCCAGGCGCCGTGGGAGCTCATCGGAGCACGTGCCCTGCAGGGACTGTTCGCTGCCCTGCTGGCGCCGGCAGCACTGGCGCTGCTCACCGTTTCCTTCCCGAGCGGCAAGGACCGGGGAACCGCCTTCGCCATCTTCGGTTCCATCAGCGGAGCGGGGGCCGCGGCCGGCGTCCTGTTGGGCGGCTTCCTTACGGACTACGTTTCCTGGCGCTGGTGCTTCTTCGTCAACGTACCCATCGCGGTCATCTCACTGGCGGGCGTATGGAAACAGGTGCAGGAAAGCAAAGCCGAAGGAGCCACGAAATACGACTGGCCCGGAGTGGTGTTGGCGGCCCTGGGGCTTGGTGCCCTGGTCTTCGGTTTCACTAATGCCGAACACGGCTGGGCGTCGCCGGGAGCCTGGGGCTTCATCCTGGCCGGTGCCGTGCTGATGGTGCTCTTTATCGTCGTCGAGCGGCGGGTCAAGCACCCTTTGCTGCCCCTTCGCGTTGCAACCGAACGCAACCGGGCCGCCGCCTTCCTCGCGTCCTTCCTGGCCGGCGCGGTCCTCATCGGCGGCATCCTCTTCATCAACTTCTACATCCAGATCGTGCTGGGCTTCGCGCCGTTTGCGGCCGGAGTGGCATCACTGCCGATGACGGTGGTGCTGATCGCCACTGCCGGCATTGTTGCCAGGAACCTGCCGGCATTGGGTGCGAGGATTCCCACCGCTGTTGGCCCGATCTTCATGGCTGCGGCCATGCTGTGGCTGACCCAGGTCCGGGCGGACGGTACCTATCTCGTGAATATGCTGCCGGCCCTGATCCTGCTGGGCATCGGGCTGGGCATGGTGTTCGTGCCCATGCAGAACCTGGCCCTCTTCGGGGTGGATAAGGACGACGCCGGGGTGGCCAGCGCACTGGTCAACGCCTCGCAGCAGGTGGGAGGCTCACTAGGCATCGCCTTGTTCAGCACTGTTGCGGCCGCTGGCGCCGCGGTGGCAGGCGGCTCACCGATGGAGGCGTTGTCCAGCGGGTATGCAGCGGTCTTCTGGTGGGCCACCGGCGTCGCTATCCTCGTAACTCCTGTTGCCCTGCTGCTGATCAACATCAGCAGGAAATCCTTCAGTGGGGCAGCATCCGATGACGCGCCGGCCGTGCACCTGTAG
- a CDS encoding MBL fold metallo-hydrolase encodes MTVAVHPIVSPWGRFGLYSFYIDAPEPAIVDTGIASSPEEGMVPALEAIGRRIEDVRWILLTHGHIDHIGGAHALWELTGRRAKVVIHEADAAMLRSRRAHVEEYLAGRGKYLQEPDGEAKQVAATIAVISGEMEPSMLVRGGETLSLGGDVTVSVHSIPGHTAGSVAYVLDGQGDAFVGDAVQVHGAANGFPGFVDPDGYRSSLEYLRDEVRPQHLYLGHPYRRADGTPYGVELDAAEAREALTQSLQIEAQVRDAACGCLAAGLQDTGSPYSPFTPVATELKYDGDPSLEPSPFFTTVDGYRNQSFTTSFQRSVRSHG; translated from the coding sequence ATGACAGTCGCCGTCCACCCGATCGTCTCTCCGTGGGGCCGCTTTGGGCTCTACAGCTTTTATATCGACGCCCCGGAGCCCGCCATCGTGGACACCGGCATCGCGTCATCGCCGGAGGAAGGAATGGTGCCGGCGCTCGAAGCAATAGGCCGCCGGATCGAGGACGTCCGGTGGATCCTGCTGACCCACGGCCACATCGACCACATCGGCGGCGCCCACGCACTCTGGGAGCTGACCGGGCGAAGGGCCAAAGTGGTCATCCACGAGGCCGACGCCGCCATGCTCCGCTCACGCCGTGCCCACGTTGAGGAGTACCTGGCCGGGCGCGGGAAGTACCTGCAGGAGCCCGACGGCGAGGCCAAACAGGTGGCCGCGACCATCGCCGTCATCTCGGGGGAGATGGAGCCGTCCATGCTGGTCCGCGGCGGTGAGACCCTGTCGCTGGGCGGTGATGTCACGGTGTCGGTGCATTCGATTCCGGGCCACACCGCCGGGTCCGTGGCGTACGTCCTGGACGGCCAGGGCGACGCTTTCGTGGGCGACGCCGTCCAGGTCCACGGTGCCGCCAACGGGTTCCCCGGTTTCGTGGATCCGGACGGCTACCGGTCCAGCCTGGAATACCTCCGGGACGAGGTCCGCCCGCAGCACCTGTACCTCGGCCACCCGTACCGCCGCGCCGACGGCACCCCGTATGGCGTCGAACTCGATGCCGCGGAGGCCCGCGAAGCGCTGACCCAAAGCCTGCAGATCGAGGCCCAAGTCCGGGACGCCGCGTGCGGATGCCTGGCGGCCGGCCTGCAGGACACCGGATCGCCATACTCGCCGTTCACCCCGGTAGCCACGGAGTTGAAGTACGACGGCGATCCAAGCCTTGAGCCCTCGCCGTTCTTCACCACGGTGGACGGCTACCGCAACCAGTCCTTCACCACGTCTTTCCAGAGGAGCGTCCGCAGCCATGGCTGA
- a CDS encoding FAD-dependent monooxygenase, with protein MKAEDLKNLNIAVIGAGYGGAAAAKALSLLGATVNVYEQASQMREVGAGIGLRPATMARFRQWGIFDAIAAVSSPSDYFEILSATGHPIMKDTWPEHGDQKQTHLIHRGDFIDALLGVLPEGMVHLGHKLEGIEDKGDRSVLTFTNGKTIEADLVVGADGIKSVVREQLFSKAGPVFSGEHAYRAVISADDAHGMVVDDNLRMYIGKGTKVYLLPLRHRNQMSFDITALNPDGTWAPTITTENLVATVEGFDERIVSIARGLDMDTVNIRAVYDIDPVDTWHTDSVVLMGDAAHSMLHHQGQGANSAIEDAGALADALAGAGSVREALEQFQATRKPVTDELQRISRQGWSEEEVNDVFPGQKPASQKPASQEPAETVKA; from the coding sequence ATGAAGGCTGAAGACCTCAAGAACCTCAACATTGCCGTCATCGGCGCCGGATACGGCGGAGCTGCGGCCGCGAAGGCGCTGAGCCTGCTGGGAGCCACCGTCAACGTTTATGAGCAGGCATCCCAAATGCGTGAAGTCGGAGCCGGGATCGGCCTGCGCCCCGCCACCATGGCCAGGTTCCGCCAGTGGGGAATCTTCGACGCCATCGCCGCAGTCAGCTCACCCAGCGATTACTTCGAAATCCTCAGCGCCACCGGCCACCCGATCATGAAGGACACCTGGCCCGAGCACGGCGACCAGAAGCAGACCCACCTGATCCACCGCGGCGACTTCATTGACGCCCTGCTTGGTGTCCTTCCCGAAGGCATGGTCCACCTCGGCCACAAACTTGAGGGCATCGAGGACAAAGGTGACCGCTCCGTCCTCACCTTTACCAATGGCAAGACCATTGAAGCTGACCTGGTGGTGGGTGCGGACGGCATCAAATCCGTGGTCCGGGAGCAACTGTTCAGCAAAGCAGGTCCCGTCTTCTCCGGCGAGCACGCCTACCGGGCCGTGATCTCCGCCGACGACGCCCACGGCATGGTGGTGGATGACAACCTCCGGATGTACATCGGCAAGGGCACCAAGGTGTACCTCTTGCCGCTGCGCCACCGCAACCAGATGTCCTTCGACATCACAGCCCTCAACCCAGACGGAACCTGGGCGCCCACCATCACCACGGAGAATCTCGTGGCGACGGTGGAGGGATTCGATGAGCGGATCGTCAGCATTGCCCGCGGCCTCGACATGGACACCGTCAACATCCGCGCCGTCTACGACATCGACCCGGTGGACACCTGGCACACCGATTCGGTCGTTCTGATGGGCGACGCCGCCCACTCGATGCTCCACCACCAGGGCCAGGGCGCCAACTCCGCCATCGAGGACGCGGGTGCGCTCGCGGACGCCCTCGCGGGGGCAGGCTCCGTCAGGGAGGCACTGGAACAGTTCCAGGCAACCCGCAAGCCCGTCACCGATGAACTGCAGCGCATCTCCCGCCAGGGCTGGAGCGAAGAAGAAGTCAACGACGTCTTCCCGGGTCAAAAGCCTGCCTCTCAAAAGCCTGCTTCGCAGGAGCCCGCCGAAACCGTGAAGGCCTGA